One Thermococcus sp. genomic region harbors:
- a CDS encoding dipeptidase: protein MIFDAHSDIPTLVYAERSKGHSGVLEENFDRFFRNVSARVMAVWTPPRRRKDAVEYGLSVVNALLNDIAESRHFELVTNVDGMDSAIEHGRVALWLGLEGGEPIGTNLDLLKVFHRLGLRVLTLTWSLRNAIGDGVFERTRGGLTNFGVEVVGKAEELGIIIDLSHINEAGFWDALDVTSFPVIASHSNARALCDHLRNLTDEQLKAIAERDGVVGAVAVPSFVDPEKPTIERYVEHITYMVDLIGYEHVGLGFDFVYYLPGWSGRSVEGFEDESRIPRLIEMLNERFSGKEVDAITFGNFRRVFERVVG from the coding sequence GTGATATTTGATGCCCACTCGGACATACCAACCCTCGTCTACGCTGAGCGCTCCAAGGGTCACTCCGGTGTCCTCGAGGAGAACTTCGACCGCTTCTTTAGAAACGTTTCCGCGAGGGTGATGGCCGTCTGGACGCCTCCGAGGAGACGGAAGGACGCGGTTGAATACGGACTCAGCGTGGTTAACGCTCTCTTGAACGACATTGCTGAGAGCAGGCACTTTGAACTCGTTACGAATGTTGATGGGATGGATTCCGCCATAGAACACGGGAGAGTGGCCCTGTGGCTTGGACTCGAGGGGGGAGAGCCAATAGGGACGAACCTTGACCTCCTGAAGGTCTTCCACCGGCTTGGACTTAGGGTTTTAACCCTGACGTGGAGCCTGAGAAACGCCATAGGCGACGGCGTCTTTGAGAGGACCCGCGGCGGGCTTACCAACTTTGGCGTTGAAGTTGTGGGGAAGGCAGAGGAGCTTGGAATAATCATCGATCTGAGTCACATAAACGAGGCCGGCTTCTGGGATGCGCTTGATGTCACCTCCTTTCCGGTTATAGCCTCTCACTCCAACGCGAGGGCACTCTGCGACCACCTGCGGAACCTGACGGACGAGCAGTTGAAGGCCATAGCGGAGCGCGATGGTGTTGTCGGTGCCGTTGCAGTCCCAAGCTTTGTCGATCCTGAGAAGCCCACCATTGAGCGCTATGTCGAGCACATCACCTACATGGTTGACCTTATCGGTTATGAACACGTTGGCCTCGGCTTCGACTTCGTCTACTACCTTCCCGGCTGGAGTGGTAGGAGCGTTGAGGGCTTCGAGGACGAGTCTAGGATACCGCGTTTAATCGAGATGCTCAATGAGAGGTTCAGTGGAAAGGAGGTCGATGCAATCACCTTTGGAAACTTCAGAAGGGTCTTTGAACGAGTGGTGGGGTGA
- a CDS encoding signal peptidase I — MEDGWKKELAWVLIVIVAVFAFEYGLKFALHTDSPLVIVVSGSMEPVFYRGDVVLLEGINMNNINSIHVNDVVVYKRPGYEYPIIHRVREISEVNLGGKTEKCFLTWGDNNPVPDPPYPTKYGEIPCVPAYAVEDKALFVFPKIGLISLWIRDALGLGG, encoded by the coding sequence ATGGAAGACGGATGGAAGAAGGAACTCGCATGGGTTTTGATAGTTATAGTGGCGGTTTTCGCCTTTGAATACGGCCTCAAATTTGCCCTCCACACGGATTCTCCGCTCGTTATAGTCGTCAGCGGCTCGATGGAACCCGTTTTCTATCGCGGCGACGTCGTTCTGCTTGAGGGGATTAATATGAACAACATAAACAGCATCCACGTCAACGACGTCGTAGTTTACAAGCGCCCCGGCTACGAGTACCCGATAATCCATAGAGTTAGGGAGATAAGCGAGGTAAACCTCGGGGGGAAGACAGAGAAGTGCTTCCTAACATGGGGGGACAACAATCCCGTTCCTGACCCGCCGTATCCAACGAAATACGGCGAAATACCCTGCGTTCCAGCCTATGCCGTCGAGGACAAGGCCCTCTTCGTCTTCCCGAAGATAGGTCTCATATCCCTCTGGATAAGGGACGCCCTCGGCCTGGGGGGCTAA
- a CDS encoding class I SAM-dependent methyltransferase — protein sequence MGIGVGKTLQYYPKEVELCGIDAVPEALEIARKKVGELGLNACFRGADVENLPFPDEIFNTVISSFVFCTVPDPESGMNEIFRVLKPGGRAIFLEHTRSDSKLVDCLFLWPMKLILKPLLDDDTLRDTHLLVRRYFEVEHKESYYHGIVRLIVGKKPSGGDQVD from the coding sequence GTGGGCATTGGGGTAGGCAAGACTCTGCAGTATTACCCAAAGGAGGTGGAACTGTGTGGAATCGATGCCGTTCCGGAGGCGCTTGAGATTGCCAGGAAAAAGGTGGGAGAACTCGGTCTCAATGCCTGCTTCAGGGGGGCCGACGTCGAGAACCTGCCCTTCCCCGATGAAATCTTCAATACTGTCATCAGCTCCTTTGTCTTCTGCACCGTTCCCGACCCGGAGAGTGGCATGAATGAAATCTTCCGCGTTCTGAAACCCGGTGGGCGGGCGATCTTCCTCGAGCACACAAGGAGCGATTCGAAGCTGGTCGATTGTCTCTTCCTCTGGCCGATGAAGCTTATCCTCAAACCCCTTCTCGACGACGACACCCTCAGGGATACCCACCTTCTCGTCAGGCGATACTTCGAGGTTGAGCATAAGGAGAGCTACTACCATGGAATCGTTCGTCTTATAGTTGGGAAAAAGCCCTCAGGTGGGGATCAGGTTGATTAG
- a CDS encoding DUF531 domain-containing protein, with translation MLTLALYNTYDKKKLHEAHLRAIARAGPIAYAYGFHLALIGFPLKGRPPDVAEEIRKHTTVGERGEYLIDLAGKNAFHLLEFPEKGFSPQFGTVVATTRKPSADKSITPFEVAERALRGESFLLLVGLGRHGLPKETFKLARHHMDVTGRGVSLETCTAIGAIPVRISTFMEALRWKTDGRRNSHGF, from the coding sequence ATGCTGACTCTCGCGCTTTACAACACGTACGACAAGAAGAAACTCCACGAAGCCCATTTAAGGGCCATAGCGAGGGCCGGGCCTATCGCCTACGCCTACGGCTTCCACCTAGCCTTGATAGGATTTCCGTTAAAGGGAAGGCCACCAGACGTTGCGGAGGAGATAAGGAAGCACACAACGGTGGGGGAAAGGGGAGAATACCTCATAGATCTGGCTGGGAAAAACGCCTTTCACCTGCTCGAATTCCCCGAGAAAGGATTCTCACCCCAGTTCGGGACGGTAGTTGCCACGACAAGGAAACCCTCTGCCGATAAGTCTATAACTCCGTTTGAAGTGGCGGAGCGGGCACTGAGGGGCGAGAGCTTTCTTCTACTGGTGGGGCTCGGAAGGCACGGACTTCCAAAGGAAACCTTTAAGTTGGCTCGCCACCACATGGACGTGACCGGGAGGGGCGTCAGCCTCGAGACCTGCACCGCAATAGGTGCCATCCCTGTGAGAATAAGCACATTTATGGAGGCCCTAAGATGGAAGACGGATGGAAGAAGGAACTCGCATGGGTTTTGA